In the Deferribacterota bacterium genome, one interval contains:
- the rapZ gene encoding RNase adapter RapZ produces MSNKNFIIITGMSGAGKTSALKSFEDIGYYIVDNIPLMLLPKFMELTIDYETKLEKVALTADIRSFTKENLYDIINYLKKKYNITILFLEAQTDILLRRFEETRRKHPLNDNMVMAIKKEREMLLDIKDISDLIIDTSNMNIHSLRMKIEDCFSVNSEQKINIFLQSFGFKYGIPPESDIVFDVRFVKNPYFVESLKDLTGFDESVRQYVLEDNNAELFLNKITDIFTFLLPLYISEDKKYLTVSMGCTGGKHRSVVLTNELFNRLINLNIGKISIMHRDIEKDGL; encoded by the coding sequence ATGAGCAATAAAAATTTTATAATAATTACTGGAATGTCTGGCGCAGGTAAGACAAGTGCCTTAAAGAGTTTTGAGGATATAGGTTATTATATCGTTGATAATATCCCACTGATGCTTCTACCAAAATTCATGGAATTAACAATTGATTATGAAACTAAACTAGAAAAGGTAGCTTTAACGGCTGATATTAGGAGTTTTACAAAGGAAAATCTATACGATATTATTAATTATCTAAAAAAAAAATATAATATAACTATTTTGTTCTTGGAGGCACAAACTGATATTTTACTTAGAAGATTTGAGGAGACGAGGAGGAAGCACCCACTAAATGATAATATGGTAATGGCAATAAAGAAAGAGAGAGAAATGCTACTGGACATAAAAGATATATCAGATCTTATTATTGATACAAGTAATATGAATATACATTCTCTGCGCATGAAGATTGAAGATTGTTTTAGTGTTAATTCTGAGCAGAAAATAAATATTTTTCTCCAATCTTTTGGTTTTAAATACGGTATTCCACCCGAATCAGATATTGTATTTGATGTGAGATTTGTAAAAAATCCATATTTTGTTGAATCTTTAAAGGATTTAACAGGGTTTGATGAATCAGTAAGACAATATGTGCTAGAGGATAATAATGCTGAGCTATTTTTAAATAAAATAACAGATATATTTACTTTTCTATTGCCACTTTATATTAGTGAAGATAAAAAATATCTTACCGTGTCAATGGGATGTACTGGCGGTAAACATAGATCAGTTGTTTTAACTAATGAATTATTTAATCGGTTAATTAATCTAAATATTGGTAAGATATCAATAATGCATAGAGACATTGAAAAGGATGGCTTATGA
- the hprK gene encoding HPr(Ser) kinase/phosphatase has protein sequence MSIPVSKLLNHSAIYLNLELICGKDYLSVRNISSYKIQKPSLALAGFVKHIHKDRIQILGETEISYLSSLDSDKRCGSIKNLLEQDVACLVVTKKLDIPYEVIKIAEIYKVPLFRTDLDTETAINNIQSFLESELAYFKVLHGTLLNMLGLGVLLIGRSGIGKSETALELVDKGHTLVADDMVKVFLKKGQLIGKANVDFLYYLELRGLGLINIRELFGIRAVMLEHKIDLVVEFKDWDKYADCERLGLDTKYYNIFEKKIPYIVLPVYPGRNMSVLIETAAKDLLLKKMGMNASKELSNKLLEKISKNRERLENKHKKDEQ, from the coding sequence ATGAGTATCCCAGTATCAAAGCTATTAAATCATAGTGCTATTTATCTTAACCTAGAATTGATTTGTGGCAAAGATTATCTCTCTGTAAGAAATATTAGTAGTTATAAAATACAAAAGCCATCTTTAGCACTAGCGGGCTTTGTAAAACATATACATAAGGATAGGATTCAGATCTTAGGGGAGACTGAGATATCTTATCTATCGTCCCTTGATAGTGATAAAAGATGTGGCTCTATAAAAAATCTTTTAGAACAAGATGTTGCCTGTTTAGTTGTTACAAAAAAGCTTGATATACCATATGAGGTAATAAAAATAGCTGAGATTTATAAAGTGCCCCTATTTCGGACTGATTTAGATACAGAGACTGCAATTAATAATATTCAATCTTTTTTAGAGTCTGAATTAGCCTACTTTAAAGTATTACATGGTACCTTACTTAATATGTTAGGCTTGGGGGTTTTATTAATAGGTAGAAGCGGGATAGGTAAAAGTGAAACAGCGCTAGAGCTAGTTGATAAGGGGCATACCCTTGTTGCAGATGATATGGTTAAAGTATTTTTGAAAAAAGGACAGCTTATTGGCAAGGCTAATGTTGATTTTTTATATTATTTAGAGCTAAGAGGCTTGGGTCTAATTAATATAAGGGAGTTGTTTGGTATAAGGGCAGTAATGCTAGAACATAAGATTGATCTAGTTGTTGAATTCAAGGATTGGGATAAATATGCAGATTGTGAAAGATTAGGCTTAGATACAAAATATTATAATATATTTGAAAAAAAGATTCCCTATATTGTTTTACCCGTCTATCCTGGAAGAAATATGTCAGTGCTTATTGAGACAGCAGCAAAAGATCTGCTTCTAAAAAAGATGGGGATGAATGCCTCTAAAGAATTAAGTAATAAATTATTAGAAAAGATTAGTAAAAATAGAGAGAGATTAGAGAATAAACATAAGAAAGATGAGCAATAA